The window GCTCACGATGGCATTCACCACGGTCAGCAGTAGCACCGCCCCAACGATGGCTACCGCCAAGCGCATGATCGACTCTATCCCGACGTACTTCAGGACTATGCGATAGATCCCAAGCACCTTGAACAACCCGAGGTAGACGACGACCGCAACAGCAGCATAAGGCCACATGTAGGGGGTGAAGCGCTCATCAACGATACCCTCGAACCTTGCGAAGTACGCAAGCATGGCTGCCGCCGAGACGACCGCTGCGTCCGCAAACATCATCAGTGCCACTTGGACAGGACGCGAAGAGCGTATCAGCTTCCTGATGTCGATCGACCGGCCCAGCTCGCCCATCAACTCCCTCTCCGCAAGAATCGCTCGTTGCTGTCATCATAAATCAATATGAACCTGCCCGAAACGGGGAATATACAACCTGGGCGCGCCGCAGTCGGCGCCGCATCTTCTTTTTTCCGAGGAGGCAGAAATGGCTGATACACTCGCCCGGGAAACTCTCGTCGAACTGGCCAGGCACAACGAATGGCCCTCCATCTCGATCTTCATAGGCACCGGTCCCAGAAGTCTGGACTCCGGTGCATCTGCGATCCGACTCAAGAACCTGACACGCGCCGCAGAGAAGCAACTGCGCGAACATGGACTCAAGTCCGCAGAGATCGATGGAATCCTCCGCCCTGCCACCGACCTGGTGCAGGACGCTTCATTCTGGAGAGAGAGTGTCTCAGATGGGCTGGGCCTGCATCTTAGCCCGAGCATGACGCGAGTGCATCGCTTGTTGATCGAGCCGAGCGACACAGTGATGGTGAGCGACAGATTCCTGATTCGACCCCTGCTGCCAATGGTCGACAGAGGCGAGCGTTTCGTTGTGCTGGCACTGAGCAAGAACGGCGTGCGCGTGCTGGAGGGTAGCCGTACGAGCATCACCGAATCCAGCGTGGAGGGTATGCCCAAGGGTCTTGCTGATGCCCTGAAGTACGACGAGTTCGAGAGACAGATGCAATTCCACTCCGGAACCCCTTCTGCGGGAGGCGGTGGACGCCGAGCTGCGATCTTCCACGGTCATGGAGGAGCCGGAGAAGTGAAGCAGGAAGTCCTTTCCCGTTACTTCCGAATGGTCGACCGGCAGCTCAAAGACTTCCTGAACATCGATACCCCGCCACTGCTGCTTGCAGGCGTCGAGTACCTGCTGCCCATCTACAGGTCTGTCAGCGACTACCCGAACCTGGTGGATTCATCGCTTACCGGCAATCCCGACAACGTTCCTGCGGCTGATCTGCACACAGAGGCACTGGCCCTACTGGAGCCTTACTTCCGCGCGCAGCTAACCAAGGATCTCTCAACTCTTGGGAATCTGATAGGAACCGGCGTGGCTTCTGCTGATCTGGATGTCATAGTGCCGGCCGCACATCAGGGGCGCGTGAAGACCCTTTTCGTGGCTCCGGAATCTGCCGCTTACGGCGCTTTCGATCCCGAAAGCTTCAGGGTCATGGTCGACGACGGTCCGGGACCAAACGCTCAGGACCTGATGAATCTTGCGGCTGTGGAGACGCTCACACATGGCGGCGTGATCCATGCAATCGAGCCGACCACAAGCGCTGGCGCCGCTGCAATATTCAGGTACTGAGGCAAAGCTAACACTGTGTGGGTTACTCGAGAAACACTCAACGCATATCAGCGTTTATTTGGATAAAACGGAGTCGTACAAAGTGCGCATCTGTGCTGCAATTTTGTTCCAGCCGAATTGTCGGGAGATGAGTCGCCTCCCGTTGTCGCCCATTTCTTTTCGCAAACTCTCGCTGCTAAATAGCTTCTCCAGAGCGACCGCCAATTGGCTTGGTTCAGGCTCGATCACTATTCCAGCATTAGCACTCAGAATCTCAGGAAAATTACACTGTCGCGTAATGATTACGGGCAGTCCGGATGCAAGTGCCTCCAAAATCGCCACACTGAAGCCCTCAGAGTACGACGGAAGGACAAAAATGTCTGCTCCACCCAAGACCGTTAGCTTCGCCTGGCCGGTAAGCATTCCCGTGAATATCGCTTGATCCAACACCCCGTAAGAATCAAGTGTTTTCATTACTTTGTCCTTCTGGCCGCCATCATCTGGACCAACCACTAAGAGACTCAGGTCCTTCTGGTCTCTTGCTACCCGCCCAAACGCTTCCGCCAGTATATCGAGTCCTTTGACTTGATGTAGGCGACCTATAAACAGAGCAACCCGCCTACCGACAAGCTGAGGATAAGCCCGGTCGAGATCTTTTCGCACAGGCAGCACTTCGTAGTCCGCAGGGTGTATCCCATTCGGAATCACCATAATCTCATTGTCGATGCCATAAGCCCTAATGTGTTTAGCCTCTTCTTGAGTCAAAGCGTGGAGTCCTGCTGCCTGTCCTAGGATTCTTCGCTGTATGACTGTTGAATAGACCGCCTTCTTCAAGGCCTTATGATTGATTGCCCAGGGCTGCAGGCACCCGTGAATAGACACTACATACGGCTTGCTCGCAGACCTAGCCGCCCGGTAAGCTGCATAGTGTGGATGACTCCACATTTCGTGTATGTGGATCAAGTCGTAGCTACTGACTTCTTGGCCAAGTGAATGAGCCATTTCTGCCGAAAACCCCGGCCACCAGCGAGCTAGCACTCCTTGTTCAAAGACTCGCAACCTGACTCCTTGGGGTTTGATCAGTTCCGCAAAGTCATCGGGGCCTTTTGGAGCAAATAGGTCAACTTGCAGATTGTGTAACGCCAGGGTCTCGGTCAACCCAGCCACCGCTCTCACGGGTCCACCCGATGCCGGATTCATACCGGTGGCTACATGTAGAATCTTCATGTTTCCAGCCTTGGGTCATGCATGACTTGGGTTTTGGACTGTGAAGTCACCTCGTCTAGAACTCGAGCAAACCTTCTAGCCATTTCGCTATGGCTGTACCTGCTTAGTTGCTCAGGGCTACCGCCATAGCCAACTCGGCCACTGCTTTCGTGCTCCGAATAATAGCCTAGGAGGGCTCTTTCAATTTCTTCCACGCTGGAAGCATGAACACCGGCACCTGTTTCTTGCATCAGCTCTGTGACAACGCTTCTCGGGCCACCAACAGCGATGATAGGCCTCCTCGCAGCTAGATACTCGAAGACCTTCCCCGTGTAAACTCCTGCTTCGGCAGGGTGATTCCAATTCAAGAGCAGCAAGACCTGCGATTCTCTTTGCATTTCCAATGCATTGTCTCGAGAAAGCACGCCATGTTGATGCACAACACCACTCAAGTTATATCTTTGTATCTCCTGTTCGAGCCATTCTTGTGGCGGACCAAGAAATCTGATTCTCGTGACACGCGGATCCATAGTTCCAGCACTGATCAAGTTGCGCAATGCAATCAAAAACGGCTCTGGATCCCGCATTCCTTGATACAAAACCCCGGTGTATGTAATCGTGAACTGGTCTGTTAACGGTGAGCAACGGACCTCATCATCATCGAAGCCGTTTGGTATCGAGAACACTGAAGCTCTTGGATGCAATTCGCGAAGTGAGCGAGCCAGGGGCTCGGAAACCGTGACCAAGCCGTCTGCCGCACCCAAAGTCGTAATCTCGAGCCTTCTCTCAAATGATCTTCTGAGGTCGCCGTAGGGGTAGTAATGATTTTGGGTCCACAAATCACGTAAATCAGCAATCCACGGGAGTGTGCATTCCTTCTTAAGTTGCTTCGCGATGAGGTGACTTGTGACAGGACTTGAGCTGCTGATAATTGCATCGATGCCCTCTTCATGGACCAAGTCACGCCCAGCCTCGACTGCAAACTTGTACCAGTCCTTCTGGTCATCAGGATACGCAACCGCGCTTCGAACAAGCGTTGTGAGGTGCCCCAGCAGTGAAGACCCCTGTTTTCGAGCCGTAGTCTCAACCCCTACCTGGTCCTGAAAACCTCGATTGGGATTCATCATGATTCGTCGCTTGAAAGTAGCGGTTGCATCACCTGGGTATGGGGTCTGTCGAACACAAAACTGCTTGTCAGGCGGTCCCGGCAATACAGCCGTCAGTATAATCGGCTTCCAGCCGTAAGCCCCAAGATACTTAGCCAAGCCTCGTAGCCGAATTGACGCAATTTCTGGGCGAGGAGGGAAATAATAGGTGACTATGAGTGCCTTTTTCAGGTCATGTTTCGATTTCAGTCTTGCCTCCTATCATCGGGGACCCTGCAAGAAATCCTCCCTGTCTTCGGTCAACGAGTCATATAGGGCCTCGATCTTTCGCATTTCAATCGACACCGTAAAGCAATCTTCTATGCGCCGTCTTCCTGCGCATCCCATCTGAAGCATACGCTCAGGTGAGTCAAGCATAGAAAGCACTGCGCGGGCAATCGTCTCTGGCTTCGAGTTTGACAACAGTATTCCTGTTTCCCCATCAACCACAGCCTCCGGTATCCCCCCGACCGCAGTGGCGATTACGGGCTTTGCGCTAGCCATTGCCTCAAGGACGGCCCATGGCATGCCTTCGGCTTGAGAGGGCAATATAAAGACATCAAAGGCTTCCATTATCCCAGATACCTCTTGCCGCCAAGGTGAGAATACGACGTTATCCTCTAGCTTCAATTCCCTGACTCTTTGTTGAAACAGTGGTGTATCGTTCCCTTCGCCGACCAGCAGAAGACTTGTATTGGGATATCGCTCCAAAATCAAAGGTAAAGCCTCGATTATGGTGTCAACTCCTTTATGTCGACCCAGCACGCCAAAATAACCCAACACATGGGCATTAGAGTTGCATCGCTGCTGTGAGGCGGCCAAGCATTGCTTGTAGTCGAATCTATCAGGCTCAACGCCATTGTGGACAACCACGATCTTGTCGGGATTGATCCTAAATTCACGACAGTGATCAGTCTTTGTTTTACTTGAGATGGCAATAAACCTATCTATCTGTTGCTTCGAATAGCGGTACCCAAGACGGTAGGCGACCCGCCTCCACCTCGAAGGTATGCCATGAGAAGAGATTAGTTTACCCTCAATAGAGGAGACTACATGTGGCACACCAGCTATCTTGGCGGCTAGTGGTCCCAGAACATCACTCCGAGTCAAGACTGTGTGCAGTAACTCTATCTCTCTTTCTCTGAGCAGCTTCGACAACTTGAAGACTGACGGGAGATAAAGTGTTTTCAAATCGGACAACTCGGGCATGAAGATCACCTCGATGCCGAATCCACTCAAGTCCTTGACTCGACTTCGAATTTCTTCAGGGCTTGAAAAGATTAGGGTGACTCTGTACTTACTCTTGTCTATGTGTTTGGCCCAATGCGAAACATGAACAAAAGGACCACCCCGCCCAGGAATTGCAGCACCAAGCCAGGCAATATTCTTCACTATCTGGTTTCCTCCAATTCAAAATCACTAACTCTTGCAGCCGCATTTACTAATCCAAGAAGAAACCAGATGCTCTTGTTGAGGATGATGTCGATAAACATCGTTGCAGTGAAGGCCCCAACCAAGCTCACGAAAAGTGCAGCCCCAAGATGCGTCTTTAGATTTCCCACACCGGTCAGGACAGTATTCAGGTATAAGAATAAGAAAGGCAGGAATCCGAACAACCCTATGGACACGAGGAGATGCATGAAGGCGTTGTGAGTATCCGTACCATACTGGTGAACAAAGCCACCGAACCCTATCCCGAACAAGGGGTTCGCTGTGAACGTGTCAAGAACCCTGGCCCACAAATCCAAGCGATAGAGTGCTGATTCCGGATTCAAAGCTATCAATAGGTCAAATGGAACTCGTACCAAGTCAAAGAATGCAACGCTGAAGAGTGAGGCTGTTGCGGCGATACCTGCCAAGACGACTGGTCGCGACTTGTTACTGAAGTGTTGCCGCACCCAGAAATACAGGATGCCTAACAGTGCAATCAACATCCCTAACCATGCCCCTCTAGAGTATGACAGAAATAATCCGCCGGACAGCAATGCTGCCGCTATTGCGACGAGAAACCTGTGTCGTCTAGCGAGGGCCCCAAACAAGCCAAGATAGAGTAGGGCTGGTAGTGCTATTAGCAGGAAACACCCGAAGAAGTTTGGATCGTGAAAGGTAGCAGTTACGCGCGGCATTGGCAAAGCAATGTCCCGTCCAATTGTTTCTAGCACCCGGCCTATCCCTAAAGTTAGGCCCAAAAAGCGGTATGCCACGGCCTGAATGATGGCGAAACCGGCGACCACGGTGGCACAAACACCCAGCGCCAACAAAGTTCTATCAAGCGTCTTGGTATTCGATATCAGGGTTACGGTCAAAAAGTAGGTCAAAACGCAGCCGAGTAGCGTGACGATGCTACGGACGTGAATCTGCTCATCAGCGGCAAATGCGGTTGATGCTATGGTGCCTGCTATCATCAAGACAAGGAGTGCA is drawn from Actinomycetota bacterium and contains these coding sequences:
- a CDS encoding O-antigen ligase family protein, which codes for MPPRESHRFMRPWNFADKPFLQALFVATLAVAVGAGAVYSPLAVGGVLLATLLFLAISRSPTNGLYLIVLSIPFDSHFIDLGPVNLSASNLLIAITFLAWLAAYINSKFQAPRDSNYALLVLMIAGTIASTAFAADEQIHVRSIVTLLGCVLTYFLTVTLISNTKTLDRTLLALGVCATVVAGFAIIQAVAYRFLGLTLGIGRVLETIGRDIALPMPRVTATFHDPNFFGCFLLIALPALLYLGLFGALARRHRFLVAIAAALLSGGLFLSYSRGAWLGMLIALLGILYFWVRQHFSNKSRPVVLAGIAATASLFSVAFFDLVRVPFDLLIALNPESALYRLDLWARVLDTFTANPLFGIGFGGFVHQYGTDTHNAFMHLLVSIGLFGFLPFLFLYLNTVLTGVGNLKTHLGAALFVSLVGAFTATMFIDIILNKSIWFLLGLVNAAARVSDFELEETR
- a CDS encoding glycosyltransferase, whose translation is MKNIAWLGAAIPGRGGPFVHVSHWAKHIDKSKYRVTLIFSSPEEIRSRVKDLSGFGIEVIFMPELSDLKTLYLPSVFKLSKLLREREIELLHTVLTRSDVLGPLAAKIAGVPHVVSSIEGKLISSHGIPSRWRRVAYRLGYRYSKQQIDRFIAISSKTKTDHCREFRINPDKIVVVHNGVEPDRFDYKQCLAASQQRCNSNAHVLGYFGVLGRHKGVDTIIEALPLILERYPNTSLLLVGEGNDTPLFQQRVRELKLEDNVVFSPWRQEVSGIMEAFDVFILPSQAEGMPWAVLEAMASAKPVIATAVGGIPEAVVDGETGILLSNSKPETIARAVLSMLDSPERMLQMGCAGRRRIEDCFTVSIEMRKIEALYDSLTEDREDFLQGPR
- a CDS encoding glycosyltransferase; its protein translation is MKILHVATGMNPASGGPVRAVAGLTETLALHNLQVDLFAPKGPDDFAELIKPQGVRLRVFEQGVLARWWPGFSAEMAHSLGQEVSSYDLIHIHEMWSHPHYAAYRAARSASKPYVVSIHGCLQPWAINHKALKKAVYSTVIQRRILGQAAGLHALTQEEAKHIRAYGIDNEIMVIPNGIHPADYEVLPVRKDLDRAYPQLVGRRVALFIGRLHQVKGLDILAEAFGRVARDQKDLSLLVVGPDDGGQKDKVMKTLDSYGVLDQAIFTGMLTGQAKLTVLGGADIFVLPSYSEGFSVAILEALASGLPVIITRQCNFPEILSANAGIVIEPEPSQLAVALEKLFSSESLRKEMGDNGRRLISRQFGWNKIAAQMRTLYDSVLSK
- a CDS encoding glycosyltransferase, which gives rise to MAKYLGAYGWKPIILTAVLPGPPDKQFCVRQTPYPGDATATFKRRIMMNPNRGFQDQVGVETTARKQGSSLLGHLTTLVRSAVAYPDDQKDWYKFAVEAGRDLVHEEGIDAIISSSSPVTSHLIAKQLKKECTLPWIADLRDLWTQNHYYPYGDLRRSFERRLEITTLGAADGLVTVSEPLARSLRELHPRASVFSIPNGFDDDEVRCSPLTDQFTITYTGVLYQGMRDPEPFLIALRNLISAGTMDPRVTRIRFLGPPQEWLEQEIQRYNLSGVVHQHGVLSRDNALEMQRESQVLLLLNWNHPAEAGVYTGKVFEYLAARRPIIAVGGPRSVVTELMQETGAGVHASSVEEIERALLGYYSEHESSGRVGYGGSPEQLSRYSHSEMARRFARVLDEVTSQSKTQVMHDPRLET